The following proteins come from a genomic window of Nocardioides albertanoniae:
- a CDS encoding GNAT family N-acetyltransferase, protein MTIRPLDRIDAKAWTEARRRSADWLHQWDATVPPGSAARPTTFAGLVRRLRRQAKRGATYPFAIEVDGRFAGQITVNNIVRGSAQFASIGYWIDVQFAGRGVMPLAVALVIDHCFTTARLHRIEVCIRPENINSLRVVEKLGIDEIGYAPRFLHIDGAWRDHRIFAITVEECHQGMLSRLGLSPE, encoded by the coding sequence GTGACCATCCGCCCCCTCGACCGCATCGACGCCAAGGCGTGGACCGAGGCACGCCGCCGCTCGGCGGACTGGCTCCACCAGTGGGACGCCACCGTGCCGCCCGGTTCGGCCGCGCGCCCGACGACGTTCGCCGGCCTCGTACGTCGTCTTCGCCGGCAGGCCAAGCGCGGCGCCACCTATCCGTTCGCGATCGAGGTCGACGGCCGGTTCGCCGGTCAGATCACGGTCAACAACATCGTGCGGGGCTCGGCGCAGTTCGCGTCGATCGGTTACTGGATCGACGTGCAGTTCGCCGGGCGGGGCGTGATGCCGTTGGCGGTGGCCCTGGTCATCGACCACTGCTTCACCACCGCGCGGCTGCATCGCATCGAGGTCTGCATCCGGCCGGAGAACATCAACTCGCTGCGTGTCGTGGAGAAGCTGGGCATCGACGAGATCGGCTATGCGCCCAGATTCCTGCACATCGACGGCGCCTGGCGAGACCACCGGATCTTCGCGATCACCGTTGAAGAATGTCACCAGGGGATGCTCTCCCGGCTCGGATTGTCACCTGAATGA
- a CDS encoding MogA/MoaB family molybdenum cofactor biosynthesis protein, with protein sequence MSLRASVVVASNRASAGVYEDTTGPLLVAFLEELGFEVAPPEVVRDGDPVGEAIARAAREGARVVLTTGGTGLTPTDLTPEVTRPLLDREIPGLAEGIRAAGVAKGIPTALLSRGLAGQIGACVVVNLPGSRGGVKDAIDVLRPVLPHAAEQSVGSDHSRGNGQ encoded by the coding sequence ATGAGCCTGCGCGCCAGCGTCGTGGTCGCCTCCAACCGTGCCTCGGCCGGCGTCTACGAGGACACCACCGGTCCGCTCCTCGTCGCCTTCTTGGAGGAGCTCGGCTTCGAGGTCGCACCCCCCGAGGTCGTACGCGACGGCGACCCGGTCGGTGAGGCGATCGCCCGGGCCGCGCGCGAGGGGGCGAGGGTGGTGCTCACCACCGGCGGCACCGGGCTCACCCCGACCGATCTGACCCCCGAGGTGACCCGCCCGCTGCTCGACCGGGAGATCCCCGGGCTCGCGGAGGGCATCCGGGCGGCCGGAGTGGCCAAGGGGATCCCGACGGCGTTATTGTCCCGCGGTCTGGCAGGTCAGATCGGAGCGTGCGTGGTGGTCAACCTTCCCGGTTCACGGGGCGGCGTGAAGGATGCGATCGACGTCCTGCGCCCGGTGCTGCCCCACGCGGCGGAGCAGTCGGTCGGCAGCGATCACTCCCGGGGCAACGGCCAGTGA
- the moaC gene encoding cyclic pyranopterin monophosphate synthase MoaC, translated as MADRLTHVDEAGAARMVDVSEKAVTARVATASGRVLVSAEVVALLRGEGVPKGDALAVARIAGIMGAKKTPDLIPLCHPLAISGVKVELSLADDAVEITARVKTTDRTGVEMEALTAVAVAGLTVVDMVKAVDKGAVITDIQVETKSGGKSGDWQRDQQRDQQRGGR; from the coding sequence ATGGCCGACAGGCTGACCCATGTCGACGAGGCCGGCGCCGCCCGGATGGTCGACGTCTCCGAGAAGGCCGTCACGGCCCGGGTCGCGACCGCTTCCGGGCGGGTGCTGGTCTCTGCGGAGGTCGTCGCGCTGCTCCGTGGTGAGGGTGTGCCGAAGGGCGACGCGCTCGCCGTCGCCCGCATCGCCGGGATCATGGGGGCGAAGAAGACACCTGACCTGATTCCGCTGTGCCACCCGCTGGCGATCTCGGGCGTCAAGGTCGAGCTGAGCCTCGCCGACGACGCCGTCGAGATCACCGCGAGAGTCAAGACCACCGACCGCACCGGGGTCGAGATGGAGGCGCTCACCGCCGTCGCGGTCGCCGGCCTCACCGTGGTCGACATGGTCAAGGCCGTCGACAAGGGCGCGGTCATCACCGACATCCAGGTCGAGACGAAGTCCGGCGGGAAGTCGGGCGACTGGCAGCGAGACCAGCAGCGAGACCAGCAGCGGGGCGGGCGATGA
- the glp gene encoding gephyrin-like molybdotransferase Glp, with the protein MTPQEHRQRILDDLEPMPAYPQPLMDCLGLAVAEDVHAGVSLPGFDNSSMDGYAVHYADVATASADAPVRLPVVGEIGAGQASVLALPPGAAAKIMTGAPMPAGADTVVPYEWTDRGVAAVEIRRTPDEAQHVRYAGEDVAKGDLLVPAGTVLGPRHLGLIASVGRAQVAVRPRPRVVVLSTGTELREPGDSLGHDSIYDGNSFLLAAAARRAGAIAYRVGIVPDEPRAFMAALSDQLVRADLVVTSGGVSMGDYDVVKEALTPHGVWFGPVAMQPGKPQGFGRVGEERVPVVCLPGNPVSSFVSFELFVLPAVRRLMGLTPEARPVRRATLTHPVRSAQGKEQYLRGWYDGSQASVSPVGGPGSHLIGDLAAANCLIVIPPETVSLGENAEVDVIELDAEF; encoded by the coding sequence GTGACACCCCAGGAACATCGCCAGCGCATTCTGGACGACCTCGAGCCGATGCCGGCCTACCCGCAGCCCCTGATGGACTGCCTCGGGCTGGCGGTGGCCGAAGACGTGCATGCGGGCGTCTCGCTGCCGGGCTTCGACAACTCCTCGATGGACGGCTACGCCGTGCACTACGCCGACGTCGCGACGGCGTCGGCCGATGCTCCGGTGCGGTTGCCGGTGGTCGGCGAGATCGGTGCGGGACAGGCCTCGGTGCTCGCGTTGCCGCCCGGTGCGGCGGCGAAGATCATGACGGGCGCACCGATGCCGGCGGGCGCCGACACGGTCGTGCCGTACGAGTGGACCGACCGTGGCGTCGCCGCCGTCGAGATCCGCCGCACTCCGGACGAGGCCCAGCACGTGCGCTACGCGGGTGAGGATGTCGCCAAGGGTGACCTGCTCGTGCCTGCGGGCACGGTGCTGGGGCCGCGCCACCTGGGCCTGATCGCATCCGTGGGCCGCGCGCAGGTGGCGGTGCGGCCGCGCCCCAGGGTCGTGGTGCTCTCCACCGGCACCGAGCTGCGCGAGCCGGGCGACAGCCTCGGGCACGACTCGATCTACGACGGCAACTCCTTCCTGCTGGCCGCGGCCGCCCGCCGCGCCGGCGCGATCGCCTACCGCGTCGGGATCGTGCCCGACGAGCCGCGGGCGTTCATGGCCGCCCTCTCCGACCAGCTCGTACGCGCTGATCTGGTGGTCACCTCCGGCGGTGTCTCGATGGGCGACTACGACGTCGTCAAGGAGGCGCTGACCCCGCACGGCGTGTGGTTCGGCCCGGTGGCCATGCAGCCGGGCAAGCCGCAGGGGTTCGGCCGCGTCGGCGAGGAGCGCGTGCCGGTGGTGTGCCTTCCCGGCAACCCGGTCTCCTCGTTCGTCTCCTTCGAGCTCTTCGTGCTCCCGGCCGTGCGCCGGCTGATGGGGCTGACCCCGGAGGCCCGCCCCGTACGCCGCGCCACGCTGACCCATCCCGTGCGCTCGGCGCAGGGCAAGGAGCAGTATCTGCGCGGTTGGTACGACGGCTCGCAGGCGAGCGTGTCTCCCGTCGGCGGGCCGGGGTCGCATCTGATCGGTGACCTCGCCGCCGCGAACTGCCTGATCGTGATCCCACCGGAGACGGTCTCTCTGGGTGAGAATGCCGAGGTGGACGTGATCGAGCTGGATGCGGAGTTCTGA
- a CDS encoding UTP--glucose-1-phosphate uridylyltransferase → MGSPGLAKAMAKMRDAGVDDVAVQTFAHYYRQLEHGETGMIPEDTIEPVDIPSIHDAEVSDDEAHTAISTTAVIKLNGGLGTSMGMDRAKSLLCVRKGLSFLDVIARQILHMREKYDVRLPLLLMNSFRTSEDSLAALERYEDLPVEGLPLEFLQNREPRLLVKDLTPVEWPKDPELEWCPPGHGDIYTALLDTGLLDLLIEQGYERVFVSNSDNLGAVPDEKVAGWFAKSGAPFAIEAVRRTPSDRKGGHFARRKADGRLILRETAQTLDADKVTLQDLNRHKYCSTNNIWFDLKALKKVLAERDGILGLPMIRNEKTVDPADPKSEKVVQIETAMGAAIEVFEGSQLIEVGRDRFVPVKTTNDLLVLRSDVYDIGDGFVLDQVADEVPFIDLDGDHYKYVAKFDERFPEGAPSLRHATSLTVNGDWTFGKGVQVMGAVTLDGANAERVAPATVLSDPAH, encoded by the coding sequence ATGGGTAGCCCAGGTTTGGCCAAGGCAATGGCTAAGATGCGCGACGCCGGCGTGGATGACGTCGCGGTGCAGACGTTCGCACATTACTACCGCCAGCTCGAGCACGGTGAGACCGGGATGATTCCGGAGGACACCATCGAGCCGGTCGACATCCCGTCGATCCACGATGCCGAGGTCTCCGACGACGAGGCCCACACCGCCATCTCGACCACCGCGGTCATCAAGCTCAACGGCGGTCTGGGCACCTCGATGGGCATGGACCGCGCCAAGTCGCTGCTGTGCGTGCGCAAGGGGCTGAGCTTCCTCGACGTGATCGCGCGCCAGATCCTGCACATGCGCGAGAAGTACGACGTACGCCTCCCGCTGCTGCTGATGAACTCCTTCCGCACCTCCGAGGACAGTCTGGCCGCGCTCGAGCGCTACGAGGACCTGCCCGTCGAGGGGCTGCCCCTGGAGTTCCTGCAGAACCGCGAGCCGCGGCTGCTCGTCAAAGACCTCACCCCGGTCGAGTGGCCCAAGGACCCCGAGCTGGAGTGGTGTCCGCCGGGCCACGGCGACATCTACACCGCGCTGCTCGACACCGGCCTCCTCGACCTGCTCATCGAGCAGGGATACGAGCGGGTCTTCGTCTCCAACTCCGACAACCTCGGTGCGGTGCCCGACGAGAAGGTCGCCGGCTGGTTCGCCAAGAGCGGTGCGCCCTTCGCGATCGAGGCCGTACGCCGCACCCCCAGCGACCGCAAGGGTGGTCACTTCGCGCGGCGCAAGGCCGACGGTCGGCTCATCCTGCGCGAGACCGCGCAGACGCTCGATGCCGACAAGGTGACTCTGCAGGATCTCAACCGCCACAAGTACTGCTCGACCAACAACATCTGGTTCGACCTCAAGGCGCTCAAGAAGGTCCTGGCCGAGCGTGACGGCATCCTCGGTCTGCCGATGATCCGCAACGAGAAGACCGTCGACCCGGCCGACCCGAAGAGCGAGAAGGTCGTGCAGATCGAGACCGCCATGGGTGCCGCGATCGAGGTCTTCGAGGGCTCGCAGCTGATCGAGGTGGGCCGCGACCGGTTCGTGCCGGTCAAGACCACCAACGACCTGCTCGTGCTCCGCTCCGACGTCTACGACATCGGCGACGGCTTCGTGCTCGACCAGGTCGCCGACGAGGTGCCGTTCATCGATCTCGACGGTGACCACTACAAGTATGTCGCCAAGTTCGACGAGCGTTTCCCCGAAGGCGCCCCGTCCCTGCGCCATGCGACCTCGTTGACCGTCAACGGCGACTGGACCTTCGGCAAGGGCGTCCAGGTCATGGGTGCGGTCACCCTCGACGGAGCCAACGCCGAACGCGTCGCGCCCGCGACCGTCCTCTCCGACCCCGCGCACTAG
- a CDS encoding 5-formyltetrahydrofolate cyclo-ligase — MSDSHTPPGSDGPAPADFIGRKTALRDQLITSRGRIGVPQLGELARALAHVVTDIPDVRRAATVALYVSIGSEPGTGPLLDELDAAGKRVLLPCLLPDNDLDWAVYDGSLVSAARGLLEPGGERLGVSAIAQADVVLVPGLAVDARGNRMGRGGGSYDRVLGRVPVGTLTCALLYPWEIGVTVPMEAHDRAVAAAASAEGMRRFD; from the coding sequence GTGTCGGATTCACACACGCCTCCGGGTTCTGATGGTCCAGCCCCCGCCGACTTCATCGGGCGAAAGACTGCCCTACGCGACCAGCTGATCACCAGCCGGGGACGCATCGGGGTGCCACAGCTCGGTGAGCTGGCCCGGGCACTGGCGCACGTGGTGACAGACATCCCAGACGTACGCCGCGCCGCGACCGTGGCGCTCTACGTCTCGATCGGCAGCGAACCGGGCACCGGACCGCTCCTCGACGAGCTCGACGCGGCGGGCAAGCGCGTGCTGCTTCCGTGCCTGCTGCCCGACAACGACCTCGACTGGGCGGTCTACGACGGGTCGCTGGTCAGCGCCGCGCGGGGGCTGCTCGAGCCCGGCGGTGAACGACTGGGGGTCTCGGCGATCGCTCAGGCAGACGTCGTGCTGGTGCCGGGCCTGGCCGTCGACGCGCGCGGCAACCGGATGGGACGTGGCGGCGGCTCCTACGACCGCGTGCTCGGGCGGGTGCCCGTCGGCACGCTCACCTGCGCTCTGCTGTATCCATGGGAGATCGGCGTCACGGTGCCCATGGAGGCGCACGACCGGGCCGTGGCCGCGGCCGCGAGCGCGGAGGGAATGCGGCGCTTCGACTAG
- a CDS encoding FmdB family zinc ribbon protein: MPTYQYACTECGHAFDQFQSFSEASLTECPECGGKLRKVFSAAGVVFKGSGFYRTDSRSSGSSSTSSTSSSSSSSSSDSSSSSPAPATSSSSD, encoded by the coding sequence GTGCCCACCTATCAGTACGCCTGCACCGAGTGCGGCCACGCCTTCGACCAGTTCCAGAGCTTCAGCGAAGCCTCGCTGACCGAGTGCCCCGAGTGCGGCGGCAAGCTGCGCAAGGTCTTCAGCGCCGCTGGCGTCGTCTTCAAGGGATCGGGCTTCTACCGCACCGACTCCCGCTCCAGCGGCTCGTCCTCCACCTCGTCGACGTCTTCGTCGTCGTCCTCGTCGTCCTCGGACTCGAGCTCCTCCTCGCCGGCCCCCGCCACCTCCAGCTCCTCCGACTGA
- a CDS encoding SAF domain-containing protein, which translates to MFTRLTTSARRVRRGVLAHRRLLAFLLTAAAVAIGLSAARPHPPDTTTMAVASRDLPVGAVIGAADLTEVETDPSQLPADLAETPIGERLAAPLRRGEPVTDVRLVGPDLTEGRPDLVAVPVRLPDAEMAGLLRVGDTVDLYATDPATAETAQVTTDTLILSLPHRAEPTGDDSVAQAKSEGIGAANTSTGRLVIVGVAASSVEDVTSAGVGGYLTFAY; encoded by the coding sequence ATGTTCACACGCCTCACCACATCCGCCCGCCGCGTACGCCGCGGGGTTCTCGCCCATCGACGCCTGCTGGCGTTCCTGCTGACCGCGGCAGCGGTCGCGATCGGACTCTCGGCCGCGAGGCCGCACCCGCCCGACACCACGACGATGGCGGTGGCCTCACGAGATCTGCCGGTCGGCGCCGTCATCGGCGCCGCCGACCTGACCGAGGTCGAGACCGACCCGTCCCAGCTGCCCGCCGACCTGGCCGAGACTCCGATCGGCGAGCGCCTGGCGGCACCCCTGCGACGCGGCGAGCCGGTCACCGACGTACGCCTCGTCGGTCCCGACCTGACGGAGGGCCGTCCTGACCTGGTTGCGGTGCCCGTCAGGCTTCCCGACGCCGAGATGGCGGGGCTGCTCCGGGTGGGCGACACCGTGGATCTCTACGCCACCGACCCCGCCACCGCCGAGACCGCCCAGGTCACAACCGACACGCTGATCCTCAGCCTCCCTCACCGCGCTGAGCCGACCGGAGATGATTCGGTAGCACAAGCGAAGAGCGAAGGGATCGGCGCAGCGAACACGTCGACAGGCCGCTTGGTCATCGTCGGAGTGGCCGCGAGCAGTGTCGAGGACGTCACGTCCGCAGGGGTGGGTGGTTACCTCACCTTCGCCTACTGA
- a CDS encoding MscL family protein has product MDGFKKFLLQGDLIKLAVAFIMGGAFATVVTATVTVIMDLIGKVGGTPDFSGWAPGGVHLGAFFTALIAFIILAAVVYFGIVKPYTAAKERYFPDPEPGETEVDLLKQIRDSLAAR; this is encoded by the coding sequence ATGGACGGTTTCAAGAAGTTTCTGCTCCAGGGTGACCTGATCAAGCTCGCCGTGGCATTCATCATGGGCGGGGCGTTCGCCACGGTCGTGACCGCGACCGTCACGGTGATCATGGACCTGATCGGCAAGGTCGGCGGCACGCCCGACTTCTCCGGCTGGGCCCCGGGCGGCGTCCACCTCGGCGCCTTCTTCACCGCGCTGATCGCCTTCATCATCCTCGCCGCGGTCGTCTACTTCGGCATCGTCAAGCCCTACACCGCTGCCAAGGAGCGCTACTTCCCGGACCCCGAGCCGGGCGAGACCGAGGTCGACCTGCTCAAGCAGATCCGCGACAGCCTGGCCGCCCGCTGA
- a CDS encoding LCP family protein, giving the protein MSGFEWMYGAEEPEANESGGTRARGARAADVPTDQPSAEPGGGRRAARPAASEFVSPPPPAPPSPSAPSAPSPSGGGRRAARPTPPAPAAPSQPEQPRAERPHPAPPAVPARREPTRAERYQAMGREASGETPRPAPPAPQEWSDPDVTAVARPLRDNPRPGRHVPTPPPAPAPSPEETAVAPVQDWYRQETFPPPAPQAPDQQLAPSAAREFDWNDPGAAAAPADQPLGRTSSRGELHEARHDDYPPARGRSAAFEPGYGDEAYDDFGPRESYQDPYAAYPPGEHDGHDKPRIGVWQVLGSTLLVLALVVGLFTVYTYRHLKSNIDTVSLEGSGDVGPKEPINILVMGSDSRDCKGCNVDGLTKDGQRSDTNILLHLSANRKFAYGVSIPRDTMVDRPSCNREEGGKAAAADYVRWNEAYSTAGPTCTIAQVESVADDMCGAKCDVQVNHVVVVDFSSFKGMVDAIDGVDVCLPQEVDDPYTGAHFDAGDQTLSGKQALNYVRLRHGLGDGGDLDRSKRQQAFIGSMAAKLLSGDTLSSPTKVLGFLNAATKGLTMDEGLKDNLDSMAKIGSGFQSVGMENIKFLTIPTVPDPDNPEATVVLDEEKAKNVFKAIANDKPLTKKIAAGALDAGQASGAKKSEGSGDEGSDGETADPAPTGEAESGETTGDASDGASSGASEEELDQIAEDAKAARDRAGLC; this is encoded by the coding sequence GTGTCCGGATTCGAGTGGATGTACGGCGCCGAGGAGCCCGAGGCGAACGAGTCCGGGGGCACTCGGGCTCGTGGCGCGCGGGCCGCTGACGTGCCGACCGACCAGCCGTCGGCCGAGCCTGGTGGTGGTCGTCGTGCTGCCCGCCCGGCCGCCTCGGAGTTCGTCTCACCCCCTCCGCCCGCGCCTCCCTCGCCGTCTGCACCGTCTGCGCCGTCCCCATCGGGCGGCGGCCGTCGTGCGGCCCGCCCGACGCCACCGGCGCCTGCTGCCCCGAGCCAGCCGGAGCAGCCCCGCGCCGAGCGTCCGCATCCTGCTCCGCCCGCCGTGCCGGCACGGCGCGAGCCGACCAGGGCCGAGCGCTACCAGGCGATGGGCCGGGAGGCCTCTGGCGAGACGCCGCGGCCCGCTCCGCCCGCGCCCCAGGAGTGGAGCGATCCGGACGTCACCGCCGTGGCCCGTCCGCTGCGCGACAACCCGCGACCCGGCCGTCACGTTCCGACGCCTCCGCCCGCGCCGGCGCCCTCGCCCGAGGAGACCGCGGTCGCACCGGTGCAGGACTGGTATCGGCAGGAGACCTTCCCGCCCCCCGCTCCGCAGGCCCCCGACCAGCAGCTGGCGCCTTCCGCCGCCCGGGAGTTCGACTGGAACGATCCGGGTGCGGCCGCCGCCCCCGCCGACCAGCCGCTTGGCCGTACGTCCTCCCGCGGTGAGCTGCACGAGGCCCGCCACGACGACTACCCGCCCGCGCGGGGCCGGTCCGCTGCCTTCGAACCCGGCTACGGCGACGAGGCCTATGACGACTTCGGCCCGCGAGAGAGCTACCAGGATCCGTACGCCGCCTATCCGCCGGGCGAGCACGACGGCCACGACAAGCCGCGCATCGGTGTCTGGCAGGTCCTCGGCTCGACGCTGCTCGTGCTGGCCCTCGTCGTCGGGCTGTTCACGGTCTACACCTATCGGCACCTCAAGTCGAACATCGACACCGTGAGCCTGGAGGGTTCGGGCGATGTTGGTCCCAAGGAGCCGATCAACATCTTGGTGATGGGGTCGGACAGTCGTGACTGCAAGGGATGCAACGTCGACGGTCTCACCAAGGACGGGCAGCGCTCCGACACCAATATCCTGCTGCACCTCTCCGCCAACCGGAAGTTCGCCTACGGGGTATCGATCCCGCGCGACACCATGGTCGACCGGCCCTCGTGCAATCGTGAGGAGGGCGGAAAGGCGGCCGCAGCCGACTACGTGCGCTGGAACGAGGCCTACTCGACTGCCGGCCCCACCTGCACGATCGCTCAGGTGGAGTCCGTGGCCGACGACATGTGCGGCGCGAAGTGCGACGTACAGGTCAACCATGTGGTCGTCGTCGACTTCTCGAGCTTCAAGGGAATGGTCGACGCCATCGACGGGGTCGACGTCTGCCTTCCCCAAGAGGTCGACGACCCTTACACCGGCGCACACTTCGACGCCGGTGATCAGACGCTGTCAGGCAAGCAGGCGCTCAACTACGTTCGTCTGCGTCACGGTCTCGGTGACGGCGGGGACCTCGACCGGTCGAAACGCCAGCAGGCGTTCATCGGATCGATGGCGGCAAAGCTCCTCTCCGGCGACACCTTGTCGAGCCCGACGAAGGTGCTCGGTTTCCTCAATGCCGCGACCAAGGGTCTGACGATGGATGAGGGCCTCAAGGACAACCTCGACTCGATGGCGAAGATCGGATCCGGTTTCCAGAGCGTCGGGATGGAGAACATCAAGTTCCTCACCATCCCGACCGTTCCCGACCCCGACAACCCTGAAGCCACGGTCGTGCTCGACGAGGAGAAGGCCAAAAATGTCTTCAAGGCGATCGCCAATGACAAGCCGCTGACCAAGAAGATCGCTGCGGGTGCGCTTGATGCCGGCCAGGCATCGGGCGCCAAGAAGAGCGAAGGCTCTGGCGACGAGGGCAGTGACGGTGAGACCGCCGATCCTGCTCCCACCGGCGAGGCGGAGTCCGGGGAGACCACAGGCGATGCCTCCGACGGAGCGAGCAGCGGCGCCTCCGAGGAGGAGCTCGATCAGATCGCTGAAGATGCAAAGGCTGCCCGCGATCGCGCGGGACTGTGCTGA
- a CDS encoding saccharopine dehydrogenase family protein, protein MTTSRDLDIVLFGATGFTGGLVAGYLAEHAPDGLRWALAGRSPERLAGVRDSLGSADVELIEADVNDSASLATLAARARVVITTVGPYLEFGEPLVKACAEAGADYVDLTGEPEFVDRMFVKYDAVARANGARIVHACGFDSIPHDLGAYFTVRELAARGEITEPLAMKGIVRSNATFSGGTFHSALGQISRPREMAAASRERRALEERPVGRRSRAAKPSLGRERELGYWLLPLPTIDPFIVARSGAALEAYGPAFSYSHFAGTKTLKYAVGGVVGVSGLALALQVPPLRAKIGERVKQGSGPSQGRREKSWFSVDFVGESGDRRIHTKVSGGDPGYSETSKMLAESALCLAFDSLPETAGSVTTAVAMGDALLTRLQAAGMRFEVVEG, encoded by the coding sequence ATGACGACTTCTCGCGATCTCGACATCGTCCTGTTCGGTGCGACCGGGTTCACCGGCGGTCTGGTCGCCGGCTACCTCGCCGAGCACGCCCCCGACGGTCTCCGCTGGGCGCTCGCCGGCCGCTCGCCCGAGCGTCTCGCGGGTGTCCGTGACTCGCTGGGATCTGCCGATGTCGAGCTGATCGAGGCCGACGTCAACGACTCCGCCTCGCTGGCCACGCTCGCGGCGCGAGCCCGCGTCGTGATCACCACCGTCGGGCCCTACCTCGAGTTCGGCGAGCCGCTGGTGAAGGCCTGCGCCGAAGCCGGTGCCGACTATGTCGACCTGACCGGCGAACCCGAGTTCGTCGACCGGATGTTCGTGAAGTACGACGCCGTCGCCCGTGCCAACGGCGCCCGCATCGTGCACGCCTGCGGGTTCGACTCGATCCCGCACGACCTCGGCGCCTACTTCACGGTGCGTGAGCTCGCGGCCCGTGGCGAGATCACCGAGCCGCTGGCGATGAAGGGCATCGTCCGCTCCAACGCCACCTTCTCCGGCGGCACCTTCCACTCCGCGCTCGGCCAGATCTCGCGGCCGCGGGAGATGGCGGCGGCCTCACGGGAGCGCCGGGCGCTCGAGGAGCGGCCGGTGGGGCGCAGGTCGCGAGCGGCGAAGCCCAGCCTGGGTCGCGAACGCGAGCTGGGCTACTGGCTGCTGCCGCTGCCGACCATCGACCCGTTCATCGTCGCCCGCTCCGGGGCGGCGCTGGAGGCGTACGGGCCGGCGTTCAGCTACTCGCACTTCGCCGGCACCAAGACGTTGAAGTACGCCGTCGGCGGCGTGGTCGGGGTCAGCGGTCTGGCGCTCGCGCTGCAGGTGCCGCCGCTGCGCGCCAAGATCGGCGAGCGGGTCAAGCAGGGCAGCGGGCCGTCGCAGGGCCGCCGCGAGAAGTCGTGGTTCAGCGTCGACTTCGTGGGGGAGTCGGGTGACCGACGCATCCACACCAAGGTCTCCGGCGGCGACCCCGGCTACTCCGAGACCTCCAAGATGCTGGCCGAGTCGGCGCTCTGCCTCGCCTTCGACTCGCTTCCCGAGACCGCTGGGTCGGTGACCACGGCGGTCGCGATGGGGGATGCGCTTCTGACTCGTCTTCAGGCCGCTGGGATGCGGTTCGAGGTCGTCGAGGGGTAG
- a CDS encoding response regulator codes for MSETSQVGDATISVLLVDSHDVVRVGVRSVLLAETDIEVVGEARTAAEARPLIATLRPDVLVLDAHLPDSSGVALCREALTMTPEIRCLVLATDADDQVMSQAIMAGAAGYVLKQIEAASLVSGVRLVASGHTLFDPEAAAKVVHNVEARRRMHEVVADLTPQQRRILVLLAEGISNRQIAERLVLAEKTVKNHITGLLAKLGVSHRTQAALMASQLLEDGVVPRPTSPADDARQARPGSGPKPPRPRGPAASRPPERSR; via the coding sequence ATGAGCGAGACGAGCCAAGTGGGCGACGCGACGATCAGCGTGCTGCTCGTCGACAGTCACGATGTCGTGCGTGTCGGCGTGCGATCGGTGCTGCTCGCGGAGACCGACATCGAGGTCGTCGGCGAGGCGCGCACCGCGGCCGAGGCGCGGCCGTTGATCGCCACGCTCCGCCCCGACGTGCTGGTGCTCGATGCCCATCTGCCCGACTCCTCGGGCGTCGCGCTGTGCCGCGAGGCGCTGACGATGACGCCCGAGATCCGCTGCCTGGTGCTGGCCACCGACGCCGACGACCAGGTGATGAGCCAGGCGATCATGGCCGGTGCCGCCGGCTACGTGCTCAAGCAGATCGAGGCGGCCAGCCTGGTCTCCGGCGTACGCCTCGTGGCCAGCGGCCACACGCTCTTCGACCCCGAGGCCGCCGCCAAGGTCGTGCACAACGTCGAGGCACGGCGCCGGATGCACGAGGTGGTCGCCGACCTGACCCCGCAGCAGCGGCGGATCCTGGTGCTGCTCGCCGAAGGCATCTCCAACCGGCAGATCGCCGAGCGTCTGGTGCTGGCGGAGAAGACCGTGAAGAACCACATCACCGGGCTGCTGGCCAAGCTCGGCGTCAGCCACCGCACGCAGGCCGCGCTGATGGCGAGCCAGCTGCTCGAGGACGGCGTCGTGCCCCGGCCGACGTCGCCGGCCGACGATGCGCGACAGGCTCGCCCTGGCTCCGGCCCGAAGCCTCCGCGCCCCCGCGGCCCGGCCGCGTCGCGTCCGCCGGAGCGTTCCCGGTGA
- a CDS encoding DUF2277 domain-containing protein, whose protein sequence is MCRNIRPLHNFEPPATNDEVAAAALQFVRKVSGTTKPSAANQEAFDHAVAEIAHITRHLLDDLVTNAPKKNREVEAAKRRARAEGRYAS, encoded by the coding sequence ATGTGCCGCAACATCCGCCCGCTCCACAACTTCGAGCCGCCCGCCACCAACGACGAGGTCGCCGCCGCCGCCCTTCAGTTCGTACGCAAGGTGAGCGGCACCACGAAGCCGTCTGCCGCCAACCAGGAGGCCTTCGACCACGCCGTCGCCGAGATCGCCCACATCACCCGGCATCTTCTCGACGACCTGGTCACCAACGCGCCCAAGAAGAACCGCGAGGTCGAGGCCGCCAAGCGCCGGGCCCGCGCCGAGGGCAGGTACGCCTCTTGA